From a single Halovulum dunhuangense genomic region:
- a CDS encoding multicopper oxidase family protein yields MRITRRTLLGTSLAASLAPRLALGADAPLRAQVAQVRLAPEGYPATDLWTYDGGVPGPAIRVPQGGRLSRLLVNDLPQPTTIHWHGIRLPNAMDGVPGMTQAPVAPGESFAYDFAAPDAGTYWYHSHFRSLEQVARGLSGPLIVTEAEGAPEVDRDEVIHLSDWRLSDTAAIADDFGHPHDLSHAGRLGNFVTANGQSELRYQARQGERFRLRLINAAPARIFELRLQGLSGWVVAVDGMPLDAPTAIGQIFVGPGQRVDMLVDVTADPGDEAFLLEIDRGEGFSLASFAVAPGGGTPRRPAPAALPANPGQTPLGLSDARPVPLAMDGGAMRGLSQAVWKGRTLDGRSLAMEGQFWAFNGIVGMGDAPLIEAAIGETLRIPIANRTAFPHAMHLHGHHFRELRADGSLGLWRDTILIDPGQTREIVFLADNPGDWMFHCHMLSHHAAGMGTWIRVV; encoded by the coding sequence ACCCGCCGCACCCTGCTTGGAACCAGCCTTGCCGCCAGCCTTGCCCCGCGCCTCGCGCTGGGCGCGGATGCGCCCCTGCGCGCGCAGGTGGCGCAGGTCCGGCTTGCCCCCGAGGGCTACCCCGCCACCGACCTGTGGACCTATGACGGCGGCGTGCCCGGCCCCGCGATCCGGGTGCCGCAGGGCGGCCGCCTGAGCCGCCTGCTGGTCAACGACCTGCCCCAGCCCACCACGATCCACTGGCACGGCATCCGCCTGCCCAACGCCATGGACGGCGTGCCCGGCATGACGCAGGCCCCCGTCGCCCCCGGCGAAAGCTTTGCCTACGACTTCGCCGCGCCCGATGCCGGCACCTACTGGTACCACTCGCATTTCCGCTCGCTCGAACAGGTGGCGCGCGGGCTGTCGGGCCCGCTGATCGTGACCGAGGCGGAAGGCGCGCCAGAGGTGGACCGCGACGAGGTGATCCACCTGTCGGACTGGCGCCTGTCGGACACCGCCGCCATCGCCGACGATTTCGGCCATCCGCACGACCTGTCCCATGCCGGGCGGCTGGGCAATTTCGTCACCGCCAACGGCCAGTCGGAACTGCGCTACCAGGCCCGCCAGGGCGAGCGGTTCCGCCTGCGCCTGATCAACGCCGCCCCCGCCCGCATCTTCGAGCTGCGCCTTCAGGGCCTGTCGGGCTGGGTCGTGGCGGTGGACGGCATGCCGCTCGACGCGCCCACGGCGATCGGGCAGATCTTCGTCGGGCCCGGCCAGCGGGTGGACATGCTGGTGGACGTGACCGCCGATCCCGGCGACGAGGCCTTCCTGCTGGAGATCGACCGCGGCGAGGGGTTTTCCCTTGCCTCCTTCGCCGTCGCCCCCGGGGGCGGCACCCCCCGCAGGCCCGCCCCCGCGGCGCTGCCCGCCAATCCCGGCCAGACGCCGCTTGGGCTTTCGGATGCGCGGCCGGTGCCGCTTGCGATGGATGGCGGCGCCATGCGCGGCCTGTCACAGGCGGTCTGGAAGGGCCGGACGCTGGACGGCCGCAGCCTTGCGATGGAGGGGCAGTTCTGGGCCTTCAACGGCATCGTCGGCATGGGCGATGCGCCCCTCATCGAAGCCGCGATCGGCGAGACGCTGCGCATCCCCATCGCCAACCGCACCGCCTTTCCGCACGCGATGCACCTGCACGGCCACCATTTCCGCGAACTGCGCGCCGATGGCAGCCTGGGCCTGTGGCGCGACACCATCCTGATCGACCCGGGCCAGACGCGCGAGATCGTCTTTCTGGCCGACAACCCCGGCGACTGGATGTTCCATTGCCACATGCTCTCGCACCACGCCGCGGGCATGGGGACATGGATCAGGGTGGTGTGA
- a CDS encoding ETC complex I subunit gives MVARIFKPAKSAMSSGQARTKDWVLEFEPAEARVKDPLMGWTGSGDTQAQVRLEFDDLEQARAYAEKHGIPYQVMQPKPRKPNIRPGGYGDNFASGRRVSWTH, from the coding sequence ATGGTTGCGCGCATCTTCAAACCGGCGAAATCGGCGATGTCCTCGGGGCAGGCGCGGACGAAGGACTGGGTGCTGGAGTTCGAGCCGGCCGAGGCGCGGGTCAAGGACCCGCTCATGGGCTGGACCGGATCGGGCGATACCCAGGCGCAGGTGCGGCTGGAATTCGACGACCTGGAGCAGGCGCGCGCCTATGCCGAGAAGCATGGCATCCCCTACCAGGTGATGCAGCCCAAGCCCCGCAAGCCCAACATCCGCCCCGGCGGCTATGGCGACAACTTCGCCAGCGGGCGCCGGGTGTCCTGGACGCATTGA